The Rhinolophus sinicus isolate RSC01 linkage group LG13, ASM3656204v1, whole genome shotgun sequence sequence ACAGACTCATTCTCTCTCCTAGGCTGAGATGCAGGTCCAAGACCAGAGGCTCCTGCTCACGCTGAGGCATCTTCACAGTGTCCTGGAGGAGCTGCGTGCTGAGAGTGCACAATGGGAAGACGCAAAGTCCAGCGGAGGGCCATCCCCCACTAGAGCTCGAGCAGGCTCTGAAGGCAGGGGCCACCAGCCCATATCATCCAGGCGGCTGGCCCAGCTCCTCCAAGGCTTAGACAGCAGACGAAGCTCCCTCCCTTAACTGGCTAGAGTTGAGGGGGGCCTTGACCCCTCCCACCACTAGTCAAGCTTTGTGACGTTGTTGGGGGAGAGCTGGAATGGGAATCAGGAAGTTTCTGGGTTCACCTCTGCTCTCATCCATGATGTGTCCCTGGACCCATCACTCAACTTCTCTGTGTTACtctgtgttccttttttgttGCTTGTCAGCATTTTTGATGAGGCACAAATACAGTATTGGATGTGAACAT is a genomic window containing:
- the LG13H20orf202 gene encoding uncharacterized protein C20orf202 homolog isoform X2 translates to MKTAEEPTQNLGQTLEWLRKELAEMQVQDQRLLLTLRHLHSVLEELRAESAQWEDAKSSGGPSPTRARAGSEGRGHQPISSRRLAQLLQGLDSRRSSLP